The genomic segment TGCAGGCGCAGATCAAACCGCACTTTTTGTACAATGCGATCAGCAGCATCGTCTCCTTCTGCTATACGGACGGCGAAAAAGCCGCGCATCTGCTCTCGAAGCTGAGCCGCTATCTGCGCATCGTGTTCCAGCGGGACCAGCGGACGGCGGACGTGCCGCTCGGCATCGAGCTGGAGCTGATCGGCGCCTATGTCGAGATCGAGCGGGCCCGCTTCGGAGAGCGTCTGCGCTTCCGGCTTGTGTGCGATCCGGGGCTCGAGGCGGAGACGATCCCCTCGCTTGCGATACAACCGTTCGTCGAGAACGCCATCCGGCATGGCTTGTTCGACAAGGACGGTCCCGGAACGGTGACGCTCGCGATCGCGGACGGCGACGGCTATATTCGTTGCGAGATCGCGGACGACGGCGTCGGCATGGCGGACGACCTGCTGTACCGGCTTCGCACGGGCGACCCGCCGGAAGGCGCGGGTATCGGCATCGTGAACGTCCGGCGGCGTCTGGCGGCCATGCCGGGCACGAGCCTGCTGATCGAATCGAAGCTCGAGCAAGGAACGACGGTCACTTTGTTTCTGCCGAAAAAAAGGAGAAATAGCCCATGATACGCGTCATCGTCGTCGAAGACGAAAAACCGACGCTAGAGCTGATGACTTTGCTCATCGGCCGCCATCCCATGCTGGAACTCGTCGGCGCTTATACGAGCCCGTTCGAAGCGCTCGAACGCTTCGCCGAGACGAGGCCGGACGCCGCGTTCCTCGACGTCGAGATGCCCAAAATGGGCGGCATCGCGCTGGCGGAAAAACTCAAGGCGATCGACGGGGAGCTGCAGGTCGCCTTTACGACGGCTTATCCGGCGTATGCGGTCGAAGCCTTCCGGGTCAGCGCCGTCGATTATTTGCTGAAGCCGGTGACGCCCGACGACCTCGCGCGCGTCGCCCTTCGCTTCGGGCGCAGTCAAGAGATTCGTTCGGCGCTGAAGTCCGCCGCTCCCTCGGGGAAGGCCCCCGCAGTACGCTGTCTGGGAACGTTCGAGACGCGCGGCGCGGACGGGCGTCCGATGAGCTGGCCTACCCGCAAGACGGAGGAGCTGTTCGCCTACCTGCTCGCCTATCCTGACCGGCTTCACGGGAAATGGCAGCTGGCCGATTTACTCTGGCCCGAGCTGGATGAAGAGCGGGCGCTGCACAATTTGCACAATACGGTATACCGCCTCAAAAAGTCGCTCAAGACCGCCGGCGTCGGCATCGAGCTCGCGCACGGCAATCAGGGATACCGCTTCCGTGCGCAAGCCGGGCTCTCGGACCTACAGCTGCTGAGGGAATATGGCGGAAGCGAGCCGGACACGGTGGCGGTCGCCCGCGAAGCGCACGAACGGGTGCTCATGCTGGTCAAGGGAGAATTATTCGCCGGCAAGGATTACGCCTGGAGCGCCGGCCTCGCTGTGGAGGTTGCCTCGCAGCAGGCCGCGCTGACGAGAAGGTTTGCCGCCAAACTGCGGAAAAGCGCCCCTTCGCTGGCCAAGTCGCTCATGTTCGCCTACTTGTCCGAGTCCCCGCTCGACGAAGAAGTGAACGAAGAGCTGCTTGAACTGCTCGCCGAGCTCGGCGAATCGGCCCTTTTCCACCGGCACTATACGCAATACGCAGAAAGGCTCGGCGCCGAATTGGACGCCGAGCCGTCGGCCGCGCTGCGGAAGCTCGCCGCGCGGATGAATGGTTAGTGGTTCCTGCCGCCTTCGGGAGGCTTTTATATCAGTCCGGCACGGGCCTGCGTCCGCGCCCTACCCGCGGTTCGCCTCCCGCACCGCCTCGGTCATCTTGTCGCCGCCATCCGCGTGCCAGCGCTGCGCATAGTCGTCGAACGCCGACAGCGGCAGCTCGCCCGTGATGATCTTCGCGTACGTCTCGGCCTCGAGACTCTGCAAGTTCGTCCACATCGTCGCGAGCGACGGCGGCGGATCCGCGAAGAAGCTCCCCACCTTGACCGTCTCCGCCTGCCCGACGCCGCCCCACAGCCGATAAGCCGTAGAGCTGGCCCAGGCGTCCAGGTTTTTCAACGGATAATCCCGCTCGGTCAACGAATCCTCGTACAAGCGTTTCGTCTCCTGGTCCAGCTGCTCGGGATCGAGGTCGCCGTTCAGCGCCTGCGTCAAGCGGTCGTGCCGCTGGGCGATCGCATCCGGATAGTCGAGCAGCAGGTCGAACGGATAATAATTGCGGAGCTGCGTGTCCAACTGCTCGGTCACCGCCAGCAGCCCTTTGGCTCCCGGGTCCTGATTGCGCTCGATCCGCGTGAACACATTCAGCAGCTTGAGCGCGGCTTCGGGATGCTCGTAGCCCTTGCGAACGACCAGATAGCGGTCGGTGACCGGCGATTCGCTCACGTTGAACCGCCCCGTCTCGTCCACCGGTACGGCATAAGCCCGCCAATCCGCCTTCGTATCTTGCGAGATGGACTTGGACAACGGGTAATACGGCGCCCACCATGGTCCGAAAAAGATGCCCGTCTTGTTCTCCGTCACCAGGTCTTGCGAATCCTGCCGCAGCATGAACTGCTGGTCCAGCACGCCTTCCTTGAACCACGCGGCGAGCAGCTTGAGGGCATCCTTGGCCTCGCGCTGGACCGAACCGTATACGGGCCGGCCGTCCGAACCGGCGATCCACTTGCGCGGATAAGCGCCGAAGGCCGCGAAGACACCATTCAGCCCGTTGTTGCCGGTCTTCTCCCCGTAGACCATCCCCCGATCGACCGGGATGCCGACCGTATCCGCTTTGCCGTTGCCGTCCGGATCGATCTGCCGGAACGCCTTCGCGATCTTGGCGATATCGTCCAGCGTCTTCGGCGCTGCGAGGCTCAGCTTGTCCAGCCAGTCCTGGCGCACCCACAGGTACGTCGGCGCGTCCGCCTCGATCGCGACGTTCGGCAGCCCGTACAGGCGTCCGTCTATCGATGCCTCCTGAAGCGCCTTGCCGCCGGTCGCGTCATAGATCGACTTGACGAGGGTGGACGCATACTCGCCGTAGGTCTGCGTAAGATCGGCCAGCTCGCCGGCCTGCGTCAGCTCGCGGAACTGCTGCCGGTCGACGACGAACGCGTCCGGCAAGTCGCCGCTGCGGATCGCGTAGTTCATCGTGGCCGCATACTGCACGCCGCTCGGCGTCTCCCAGGCGTACTTGATCGAGATGCCCGTCTGCTCGCCGAGATACCGGCTAACGAAGTTGTTCTCGCTCGTGTCGCCCTCGGGCAGGACGATATCCGAATATTGATGCGGAATGCGCAGCGTGACCGGCGTCTCGTACTTGGCGAACGCCTGACGGTCGGCCGGATCGACGCTTGCGCTCGCCTCGTCCTTGGCCTTGCTCCCGGCGCCGCCGAAGCAGGCGGTCAACGACAGCGCGCAGACCGCCAACGCGCAGG from the Cohnella hashimotonis genome contains:
- a CDS encoding extracellular solute-binding protein; this translates as MNGAAKSQSKARMAGEAASGVGAAGAPGIAAVPKKQSMARFAEESQRGVRNGGAPGIAALSKIACALAVCALSLTACFGGAGSKAKDEASASVDPADRQAFAKYETPVTLRIPHQYSDIVLPEGDTSENNFVSRYLGEQTGISIKYAWETPSGVQYAATMNYAIRSGDLPDAFVVDRQQFRELTQAGELADLTQTYGEYASTLVKSIYDATGGKALQEASIDGRLYGLPNVAIEADAPTYLWVRQDWLDKLSLAAPKTLDDIAKIAKAFRQIDPDGNGKADTVGIPVDRGMVYGEKTGNNGLNGVFAAFGAYPRKWIAGSDGRPVYGSVQREAKDALKLLAAWFKEGVLDQQFMLRQDSQDLVTENKTGIFFGPWWAPYYPLSKSISQDTKADWRAYAVPVDETGRFNVSESPVTDRYLVVRKGYEHPEAALKLLNVFTRIERNQDPGAKGLLAVTEQLDTQLRNYYPFDLLLDYPDAIAQRHDRLTQALNGDLDPEQLDQETKRLYEDSLTERDYPLKNLDAWASSTAYRLWGGVGQAETVKVGSFFADPPPSLATMWTNLQSLEAETYAKIITGELPLSAFDDYAQRWHADGGDKMTEAVREANRG
- a CDS encoding response regulator gives rise to the protein MIRVIVVEDEKPTLELMTLLIGRHPMLELVGAYTSPFEALERFAETRPDAAFLDVEMPKMGGIALAEKLKAIDGELQVAFTTAYPAYAVEAFRVSAVDYLLKPVTPDDLARVALRFGRSQEIRSALKSAAPSGKAPAVRCLGTFETRGADGRPMSWPTRKTEELFAYLLAYPDRLHGKWQLADLLWPELDEERALHNLHNTVYRLKKSLKTAGVGIELAHGNQGYRFRAQAGLSDLQLLREYGGSEPDTVAVAREAHERVLMLVKGELFAGKDYAWSAGLAVEVASQQAALTRRFAAKLRKSAPSLAKSLMFAYLSESPLDEEVNEELLELLAELGESALFHRHYTQYAERLGAELDAEPSAALRKLAARMNG